TAGTTGTTGGTGGCAAGTAAAGCAAAGGCCTCTCCTCTGGTCCTCTTAATCCCTACATCCACGTCATTCCAGAAAGGCATTTCTCTGCCTGCTGGCAGCCCTTGACTGAGAGTACGTTGGCATCatcctttttttaactttgtcCAAAAATTGAGCTTTTTCCTTTAAGAAACCCTGGCACAGAACATCAGATCTACCACTTTCTGACCCAACTGCAGGGATGAGGGTGTGAGGGAGGCAgcacaaagagaaaaggagagttgACATTTGACTCAAGAGATTGCTGTATAATAGTGGGACACCTTCACAGTGCCTGCTTAGAAATTCTGACCCTTTACTATCTGACCCCATTGCCAACCCCCACCCAGCACAATCTGTTGGGATCTTCACTTGGGGAAAAGAGGACAAtggaaaaagtcaaaaaacaacggAAAATTCTACCATGTGGTATATTAAATTAGTAGTCATCAAACTTTTTGAAGGTAGGGCACATtatttgttcaaaaaaaaaaaaaagacaagatagcagtgtatgcctgtaatcccagagaggCTGAAaagagaagattgcttgagcccaggagttcaagaccagcctggggcaacagagagagaacctgtttaaaaaaagacaaaagaaaaaacaagagtcctagagaaaaaaaagagtccgtggagaaaaaaaaaagtaaaaacatgccTTCACACACACATTAAGATGTCAGTGTACAAATTAGTTTTGATTTGGAAATATCACATTGGTGCCCGAATAACTGGAGATGCCCTGAGGTATCATAAAAACAGAGGTGGGTAATCATTCTTCTAGAGTTGAGACCTCATCACACTCAGTGTTGATGCGCCTCAACAGGTGAGTGAGACAGATGTACAGGAGAGGAGTGTAGGTCAGACTAAAGACCTACACTCCTCTCCTCCCAGTGTTTCTCCAAGGCATGTGTCATCCAGATGGGAGAGGACACTGCATCCTTGTTAACattaaatagaaatggaaaacaattcATGCTGGCAATTACCATCTCTCTTTGCCAACAGTTTACTTCCTGTCCCTACAACTTAACCACCTCCAGGTACCACCTTTGGACTTCCATCTAGCCTCCAACtcaactcaacagaaaaaaaaacctcattcaaAAGAGATGAGcctgaagggaaagaaaaaggattacagagaaaaaagccatgatttacctttaaaataatgactcattttatttttttcttttaatatgtagttataaatatattttgtcaaaATATATGATCAATATGGTCAAAACATTTGCACGTAAAGTCATAAATAAGGTCAAGGTGAATGTTTaggggtttttttcctttttttttttttttttttttaaaaatagaagtccAGCTATAAGGAAGCAGTCTGTGTAGTgtgtgggtgagtggatgggaacgtgtgtgtatagtgtgtgtgtgtgtgtgtgtggtgtgtgtggtgtgcatatctgtctgtctatcctcAAGGACAGCCTGATTTCAGCGGCACCCACATCCCTCTACTACCATCTCTTGATAATTTTTCAGTACCACTTTGTCATACTCATCCAGGTACAGCATGGAGATGGCGCTCAGTTCAGTGGGCACACAACAGGCTTTGGGGATACTGGAATTGACAGAATTGACCAGGGTCTGCACAATGGCATGGTTGGTTGAGTTGAGGTGGTCAGCCAGTGGAAAGGGGCAGTCCCCATGGCAGTAGAAGGCCTGGTAGCCTGGTGGGGCCACAATCCAGTCATTCCAGCCCACATCACTGAAATCCACGTAGAGTGAGTGGCGCCGGCAGTTCTTATTCTTCTTCCGGGCCCGCTGTGGGTGATGCTTAGGGCTACGCTTGGCCCTCCGGCGTCGGGTTAAAGCATGGCCCCGGCCATCATGGCCAAAGGTGACCAGGAGGGGCCGGAGTTGGGCCCAATTCCCACTCCCTTGAGGTAACGATCGTCTAATCCTGACATGCTGGCCCTGGTGGGTCCGAGTTTGATGGAGGTGAGTCACCTCAATGGCCAGCCCATAGTTCGGCTGCTTCTCCCGGGTCCAGCGAAGGACCGCTGGGCTCACATCAAAAGTTTCCCACCGTGTCACATTGTGGTGGACCAGTCTCGTGTCCAGTAGTCGTATGATGAGGTGCCCAGGCACCACTTCTGTTGGGGGCTTCATAACCTCATAAATGTTTATACGGTGGAAGCCCCGTTCCCAATCAGGGCCCTGGTCCACCTGCTCCCGGAAGAGCCGCAGCTCTGCGGAGGAGATCACCTCGTTCTCTGGGATGCTGCTGAGGTTAAAGAGGAAACGAAAAGCAGAGTTTTCACTGATCCCTGGGATGTTCTCCAGATGTTCTAGGCACAGttaggaaggaagaggaaaagaaaaagcacatgaACTTTTCTCAAAGACGGAAGTCAAGAGATAGCTCAGGGTTGGATGATCAGTGGTGAATTCTGCTTATGCAGGGGGAAACCTACTGGGGGGAATAAGCATACCCCTTAATTTGAAGGAGCATATAAGTGGGGCAGTTAGCAAACCCGCAAAATGTGTCTAGCATTTCTCAAGCACCAAAGACAGAAACTATCTACCAGCCTCCTTGATATTTCtaataatttccatgtgtcaaCTCCTGTATGGCACCACTATCAGACTCCTCTTTTAAAACCCCCTCTTGGCTTTGTGTCCAGTTTTCTTTACAAGTggttgtaaagaaaaagaggggcCAATAGAGTACAGGCAGGAGGAAACATGCACACAGCCACCCTCTCCCTCTTCCACTATTGAGTATTACTAAACATTTCCCCAGTGATCTTGGAAACACAGAGCATGCCTTGTTGATCATGTTACAGAGGGGAAAATAAATTCCAACACAGTAATGATGCTGGTGGATTAATAACTCAGATTTACTTTGGAAAAGAAACATCCGCTAGGAAACATTCAGATCGGATTACAAGGCCCCTATTGAATAAACCCGACAAACACACAGCTGTAATATTAAATTCAGAAGGTGCTTTGAAAAAAACGGGCAGAAAATCCAGCAGAAAAGGCTTTGATATAGCAAAAACACACCGCTGGGGTGAGCCCACGTCTGAGTGCTGTCATTCCCCTTCCCCTGAACACCTCccgctctgtctccaaaaaataagttCGGCTACAGCTCTGCAAATTCTTGGAGGTAAGCAGCTCTGTTCCTCAGCCTGCTAGATTGGGGCTTTGATGTAACCCGAACTCTTCTTCCCGAGGGCTTTCACTGCCCCGTAGCCAGCCCTGCTAGCCCTCCCCCACGCAGACTGGGGGCAGAGACTGACCTTCGTGGTGGAAGCTCCTCACGGTGTTGGCCCGGCTAGCCGGGCGCTCAGGATACTCTAGACCAGTGTTATGGaactgctcttcctcctcctccccagactGAAGCCGGTAAAGATCTCGCATGTAATCCGGAATGACTGCACTCTTGCTAGGCTGCGGGCGGCGGCGCAGCCCGAACATCTGCAGAAGCGTGGCCTCGAAGTCCCGCAGGAGCTCATGGCTCTGCCCTGAGCGGCGTCCTCCCGCGTGGCCCTGAATCTCGGCAACTTTTTTCTTCCCGTTCTCAGGTATCAAACTAGCATGGCTCGTGCCTCCTAGCAGGACTTGGCATAATAAAACGACCATCAGCATTCGGTTACCAGGAATCATGGTGTctctggggagggggagggggtggaAGGTTAgagaataaataaacacaataaatagGGAGAAATAGTGATGTCTCTGCATATGCATTTAGGGCTACAAATGGAGGGTCAAGATGGAAAGCAGGTCAGAAAGATCAAGTTTGTGTCTTCTCCCCCACAccacacccccccccccacccaccaGCTGCAGCCCTGCACGGCCTGAAAGTAAGAATTGCCCTGTAATTACTTGGTCTAACTTGTTTACAGTCAAATAACCCCAAATCAGATAGCCTCCATCCTGTTAATCTTTTTTTGTCCTAACTGCTATCTGAGCCATGATCTCAGCGTGGCTTCTCCAAGGATAAACAGTTAACATTGAGGGGGTaaaaaggggtgggggagggagaattAAAATGACATTGCTCTCCACTTTAGACCTTCagcttctctcccttttcctccacCCTCAGAGCCCAACTTTCACAACTTCCAGTTGGTTCGCAGCCAGAGGGCGGGAAAGtgagaggcaggggctgggcgAAGATAGAGGGCGACAGGGTCCGGAATCCGAGAAGGTGGTCTGGGAACTAAACGAGTGGCTTGAGGGCTTATTTTATTGCGGCGATCAGGTTGAAATGCTCCAGCCAAAAGCGCCTGATCGTGGTCGCTCACCcgcagagaagggaagagagacgGTTCCGGAGACCTCGGTGAGTTTTGACAAGAGGCTGGGAACGTGCCACGGAGACACTGGGTGCTCCCCGGGGCAAGTAGGGTAGGAGAAGGGAGGGGTTAGCCCTCTTGGTATAACCCCGGGCTTTCATCTCTTCAGCCCCCTCTCACTCCCCTTTCTTGCAATCCAGAGAGGGCGAGTGTGCACCAGCAGCACTTTAAAAGGAACTGGTACGCTTCGAGCGCCTTGGCTACCGGGCTAAGAAGGGAGCGACAGTGCTGCCAGGGAGCGGAGTGTGGACATTGCAAGGGAGGTCCGACGGGAGGGACAGCCGGCGAGCAGGGGTGGTGAGGGCAGAGTTAATTCCcgggagggggaaggaagaggtGTCTACTCACTGACAGAAAACAAGGCATATAATAACAGTCCATGATTCTTGACAGCCAATCTTGAACAAACTTGCTGGAAAGGCTCAGGGAAGCTGCAGCAGTGCGTTGCTCGGGATGGCACTACGGAATGGCTCCTAAAAGGAATATTTGAATATAATGAGACTCCGGCGCAGACAGGCTCTGTTTTTCTTCCAACCCCTCGGAGTCACGTGAGCGCTGAGGCCCCTCCTGCAGAGGGCGGTGAAAGGGCCCGCGCGCCCTCCCCTCCTTCACAGTCCCCGGCCCCTCGCGGGTCCGCCCCCTCCAGGCGAGGCCAACCTTCGCGCCCGCCGCCTGAGCCTCAGCGGTCCGGGAGGAGCTCCCGGCGGCGCTCCGCAGAGCCCTCCGCCGGTGCCCGGCCGCCGGCGAGCTTCCCGGGCTATGGGCGCAGCGCGCTGAGAACCTGGTTCTCCGCACTGTACGTTGGGCTGGGCCCCGGGCCAGGCAGCCTGAAGCCGGAGGATGTGGGGCTCACTGAAGGGGCTGCGTCTTGCAGCTCTATCCCCGCCTAAGTGGGGCTGGGAGCGGGGTCGGGAGAGCCTCACCCCCGCCCCCCAAAGCCTCACCGCCGAGAGGCACTTAAAAAGGAAAGCGCCGAGGGACCCTGCACACGCGCGTGTACACACGCGCGCGTGCGCGAGCGCGCTCCCCGCCGCTTCCTCCCTAGGGTCTCCGCGAGGCCAAATACTGCTCCCAATGACAGCCAGTGACCCCAGCCAGTCACGCCTGCTAAGGCTCGGACGAGCCGGGCCACCGATCTAGCTCCCGGCTGAAAGCTGCCAACCCTGTCACGCATGGGGCCAGGAATGGGGTGCAGGGAGGTGTTAGAGGGTGATCGCTGTGCGAAAGTGAGGGGGAACGGTTACTAGTATGCTCCGGGACCATTACGGAGAATCCCCGCACCGAATCGGCCGCTGCACGGCCCGTCTCCCCCGGCAAAGCAGACCCGCGAAGAAGCCATTCCAGGCGGAGGGACAGACGCCACCCGGACTCGCAGCTCCGGGAAGATTCAGAAAGGCGTCGCTGCAGAAAGGACGCATCACAGTTTTCAGATCTTAAAGTCGCCGAGGTTTTACAATTCCCGACCCCGCGCAGAAAGGAAATCCCACCTTGTTCCCGGGAGTCGAGAAAACTGGGAACAGCTTTGGGCCTGAGCTCGACCTCTGCGTCTGCGTCTCTCTCGCCTCGGCttggcttattttttaaacaaccacACTCCTTCCCCCGCCActtccttcccccacctccttcctccGTTGCACCAGCAGCAGAGTCGCAGCAAATACTCCAAGAATTTTACCTACCCACAACTCAAGCAATTACTGGGATGCCCTGCCTAATCGAAGATACAGCCGCGCGCGTGGGTAGCTCAACTCAAGGGCCTCTCGGAAAACCCGACCCGGCGCAACTGAGCGTTCAGCAGGGGCCGGCGCGCCAGGTCGCCCCCGGGTCCCGAGCCCCACGACTCCTGCCCCAAAGCCCACTCTACCCGGCCTCCCTTTCCTGAGGCTGCTCCCAGTTGCTGCTTTGGGTCGCTTCGGAGCTCGAGGGTTCGGGTTGCCTGCCGCCCCACTCTCCATGCACACACTTAGTTTTTTTCTTGGGGGCACTTGTAGGTAGACTTTGAGGAAGAAGAGTAAAGGATCGAGCAGCTCAGTTCTCCCTCCCGGCCGTGGTTGCCCGGCGCGGACTGACACCTCCGGTCCGGGTGCGGAGGCGGCGGGCGCCCCTGCGCGACAGTCCGCGCCCAGCAAGAGCGTACGGCTTTCGCCTGTTCTGATCCCGCGCCACCGCTGGGGCGGACTGCGAAAGGATTGGGAATAGCaaagggtttgttttgttttgttttgagacgcaGAAGCCCTTTAAAAAGCCCAGCGAGGGGAGCTCCAGAAGTAGAGAAAGCAGAAGGAGGCAACCTGGTGCCCGCGGAGCAAAGCGACCGTGGAAGGGGCGGGCACCCGGAATCCCCGGACAACCCTCGGCCCTGAGGAATCTCCTAGGGCGGGAGCTCGCGGTTCTACAACTGAGAGAATAGGGAGAAGAGggatttgtcttttaatttaggATTCACCAGGATTCATCTCTCATcacatttttcttctcaaatttttaaattcaaaagatAAAAGCCAAAAGAACTTTCATCCCCAGCACCCTTTCCTAGGGGAAAGGTGTGGAACTCAGGGTGATtgtccttcacttcccttcccGAATCTTTTCCTAACGCCGAAAACTGTTTAGAGGTGTTTACCAAGTATGTATTTTTGGGGGTGTAACGTCTCACAAAGCCTTCAACTCATAAACTGCGATCCTTGCAAACCATCCTCCAAAGCAGTGCCTAGGAGGCGTCTGAGGCCCCGGGACCAACTCCCGCTGGCAGAAGTCTGCAGGGACCCGGGGAATCACGGGATCCTTTTCCGTCGGATCCGGACCGGGAGGGTCAGGAAGGGCCGCGAGTCTGCCTTTGGTCCCGCCAGGAACTCCCCATAGGACACGACACCACAGGAACGTGTCCTGGGAGCCCCTGGCATCCTGGATGTCGTCCCTACGGACCCTACACCGTGAAATGATAGAGGAGAGGCTCCTTGGGTTCCGCAAGTCAACGAAAATAGCTTGTGGAGAAGGCGCGTCCCTCAAATGCAGTTCGCAAGCTCTCGGGGCGCCCCGCCAGCTGGGGGCCAGGTTGGGTGACACTCCCCTCGACAAAGCCTCTGGAGCGGCGCGCACTCTCCAGAGGCCAGCAGGACTGCGCTCCCTACCCCAGAAACACCTCCAGCTAGGTGCTCGCTCCCCTTGTCGACGTCGTTCTGCCCCCTCACTCTTTCCGGACCTCAGAGCCGGCTCttgccttcctcctcccaccctttccgTCCGAGGATCGCAACCTCCAGCCCACCGGCAACGCGTTCAGCCCAAGACCCCACAGTTTTTGTTTCCAACGTTCACCTACCAAGGGCTTCTCCAGTTTCTGCCCTCCTGCCCCGCACCTCCCAAAGGTGGGAATCTCCCAGGGACTGCTGGACAGAGAAGGCCTGGGCAGGGGCAGTAGCCaaaatttaaatgtctttcaGCGCCAGCATCCCTACCTCCTGCACCactattagaaaataattaggcCACCTTTTGCCTCGGTCATAGCCTGAGCCCCCAGCTTCTTCCCTCCAAGGAGGCTCCTAGACCTCTGCCTGACTCCCCTCACCAGGTCGCCTTGCTCACCATAGGTCCCTGCAGTAGCGGGCTCGCCAGCAGCAGCTCCTGGGGACCTCTGAAGTGTTGCAGAGAACCTGGGCGAGGGTCGGGGACTGGGGCGCTGCAGGCTCGAGACAGCTTGGACGAGAATCCCATCGGGGAGACAGGCGAGATACTCAGCCCGAGCAGCAGCGGCTTCTCAGGCTCGCGTCCCTCGGCTCGGATGCCACACTCACCTAGCTTCCGGGCCGGACTCCgcgctccttccctccctccctcctcctctgccttctcgcatcttccttcctcctctttccctcccttgctttctttctttccttcctcctcctcttccccggcggcccctcccttcttccctcctccctcgcTCGCCTCCCTTTCTGGGGATGGGAGCCCCGCCCACATCCTCCCCTCCAGCCGCCCGGCCTCGCCTAGCAGGCCCGGGTCCCGGAAACCCCGGCAGCGCCCGAGTCCGCAGCTGCCGTCAGGGCTGGGACGCCGCTGCCTCCAGCTCTGGGAGGCGGCCGGGGCTCACCTGGGGACCACGTGCGAAGGTACTAGAAAGCATGCACCGACTAGTCGCCGTACCTTCCAAAAATACCCATGGGAGTCTGGGCTTCCCTGAGTTTAGTGTAACTGCTGCCCAAACTGATGATTAAAACACTGAGTAATCACCATTTACTCCGAGTAATTAGAGATAATGAAACACCTCTAAAATCAGGTTATGGAGAAAGGAGCTGTTGGATCGGTTTAAAAGGTGGCCTTCCATAAACTGTTAAAGGATTTCCAAACGTTGGGAAACAGGCTGTGTGCAGAACTGTGTGCCAGAGATAGATACCTCTTCACCTCTTCGGCTTTTAAAAGGTGAATTTCCTTCCAAAACATTCTTAAAGTGCATTTTGTGGAAAGCCTTGGTGATGACCCTCAGGTAGACCCCAGTAAAGGAGCTcacttccctcctcccccaggccTAAAGAGGTGGCCTGCAGACAGTCTGGGGCCACGTTTTTACAGTTAGAAAAATCTGGTTCTAGCCCAGAAGCCCTCTTAAGAACCTGCACTGCAGTTATTTTTGTTGGTGGTGTTAtggttgttgttgatttttttgttgttgttcatttttgGTGTACCTCAGAATCCTGACACTCTGACTTTCCAGGGAAATCACCGCAGAAGCAATAACCTTTTAGGCCACAGAGAGACAAGAAAAGATGCCCTTTGgtctgtttttaaaggaaaaggggGAATGGGGAATTGACCCtttcatataaaaacattttagtaaTCATATTAGCAGGGAGGTGGGATGTGGTGGCTTTTAAACCTTCCCAAACAGTAACTAATTTCACACACTGCCTCTGATGGAGCTGTGAGGGAGCTATCAGGCTCATCTCTGTTTTACAAACAAGGAAGGGAAGAACAACCAGGTTAAAGGGACTTGCCCAGATCCCTGAAGTAAATCACAGCCTCTGCTCCAGAGCTAATGCTTTAGGGCAGGGTTGAGGCTCACCGCCTGAGCTCCAGGTAGCCAGGGGAGTGCTGGAGAACTGAGCATTTCCTGTCCTGGATTTCTTTCCCTGGGACAGACATGACACTACTGTCTCCACAAAGCATTTAGGTCTTTACTAAATTTACTAGGTCTCTGAGTGGCGTATCTATAAAAACTTTACATTTATACACCTTCAATATTGAAAAAACAAGAACTACTTCCAGTGTGGAACACAGATTACAAAGGGTGGGTAATACCTGAGATCAGAGAAGCGACTGTAAGACCAAGGCCAAGAAGTCCTGCCATCTTGTCCAGGCCTAGTGTGGTCTCCTGGCCTTACAATGCACCAAACAACGGAAACAAGCTGCTTGGCTTTGGGCAAGTCCTTTCATTCTTATgagtctccattttctcatctgcagaatgAAAGGATTGGGCCAGATCATCTCCATGCTCCCTTTATATGTGAACATGATTTGattatttaattgtaattttagCCAACAtccatcttgttttattttaaatcattcttgAGTCCACCTCCTCTAAGAACCTCTGATTAAAATAGGGCAGGCAATAACATCACCCCAAAAGAATGACAAAATATCTCTCCAGCTTCCAAATACTCAAAATGacaattaattattaaaaataactacagaaaattaaaactccATTAAATAGTTACCTAATGAACCTCCTGCAGCATCAGGCAGCGTGCTCCTTTAGCACAGTACCTGAAGTAAAGACAGATTAAATGCTCATTGAGCCCCTCAATCAACCACTattgttttaatcatttaaaaagtgtttcttaatatttaaacTCAGAAACAACAGCGATATGTTGTATTTAAAGGCaagacttcattttattttaaagcaccAATGTCATTTTGGGGCTTTTTTAATCCCAAAGGTATTTGAATGACAGCTATTGTCTCATTTTGCTGCAGCCCAGACAATAAAGTGGCCACTGATTGGCCCATCCATGAGTCTGTGACACTCACAGTCCGGGAGTTTCCAATTAAGCTACCTGACATATTTTGTTTAGACCCTGATATGAATCTTCAGATATGTGATAAGAGAACTCAGCTTTAGTTCTCTTGGGacagcttgctttctttctccacaTTTTAGATGGGTGCAAGCCATCTGTTATCAACTGCTTTTACCCACGCCTCCTTCTCCCCCCTTACTCATGCCAAAAAACAAATTACTTGTGGGTTAGAGAGCTAAATCAACCACAGCCTAGTGATCAGAGTTGGTGAGAAGAATCAGTTCAGTCCTTTTCCCTAGCTCAAGCTTACCTgtgaattttcacatttttatagaGTGTCGTCGATAGACCAAATGAAACTGTACCCTTAAAGCATATTGATGAAGAGGAGAAACCCACCATAATGCAGGAGCAACTATTGCTCCTATGGTGCTACTGCTGAATGGAGGGCATTTGTTTGCTGGGCTTTTCCTGGAGAGCATTAAGAAAGAGTAGCTGGTCAATAGCCTGTCCGCGAGCCCTTGGGACAGCCTTTTTCAAAGTATGTTATCAGGACAATAAGCCTCAGAGTAGGGTGAAAGTGTAGATACAGTGCAGATTGCCTCGCCCTGTCCTAAATCTGGAACCAGAAATCTGTATATTTCACAAGGTTCTCTGGTCATTCTAAGCACACTAAAGCTTGAGAGCtactgttttaaaagtttttttgctTACATTTTCTATGCTAAGTACCATTAAAAGGCTGATACCAAGGCATCATTAAATAGGCATGGACTATGCTTGGCTTGAGCTTTATAAACTGTTAAATATGGCAATTATAGTATCACTATGCCCTGAACACACCAAGTAGGTCTATGCAAGTGAAAAGATAATCCTATAGATATAGTAGTCCCTAATTCCCCATCCCCAGTTAAGAACCGTATCAGGTCTTCAAACCTTCTTTGCCAATTAGGTATCCGGTGAATCTATGGAGGGAATTTCCAGAATCATTGCTAAGTTTTGAGACACAATAAGATAGATCAATTGGAATTGGAATTGGACTTGACATTGGAATTGGAATCAATCTCTGAAATCGGCCGGAAACATTAGTTTTCCtcttattaatatttatcatatGTTATATATTTGCCCTCTATGTCTCTGGCCCACACAACAACCATTATCAAATCCCTGTCTTACAGATAAGAATCTGAAGTTTAGAGAGGTTATGTAagtgtccaaggtcacaaagctaaaAAGTGGTGGACCCCAAATCCAAACTAGGTCAGTCTGTCTCCTCTCCCTGGGCCTGCAGATGGGGGAGCAAGTGAGGGGTGGTGTTGTGGATGGATCCCCGGAGCTTATCCTGGAAGCTTTCCCCAGGCCAAGGCACCAGCTGCTGCTCCATCCTGGCAGCATGCTATTACCAAGAATTTCAGGATATTTTCCCAGGTTCTTAGACAGCAAAACAAAATCAAGACCCAGAAAACTGTTTCTTCTTGACATGACTACATAAGCCCACCTTAGGGTAAGACTTTTATGTGACCTTTCCTGAGAAAAGGTTGTGATCTTGAGAAAGAAGCTGATTATTATTGCTGAGTTCAAGTTTCCTCCTTGTAAAATGTGAGGCTTGAACAGGGTCCTCACAGGTCTTTCTCAGGCCCCCAAATACAGAGACAGTATATCCTGGTAGTTAAAATCAGTCAAATTGCTTAACCTCCAGTGTCTACTCATTATGTTTTGTCTACATAGATCTGACCCATGAACACAATTCTGCCAAGGTAACTACTCACTGTCAAAATCATACCTACTCTGAGCAATTAGTTTTTACTAACAGTCTGAGATTTAATGGCATGTCCAAAAAGCATTTTCCGTCTGATTTTTTGGATTCCTAACACTTCTAACTTTTAAGAATGTTTTCCCTATCCCTCTGGCTAAAAcataaactcattttcttttccctgatcTAAAGATGAACTTTTAACCCAATTGCACAAGTTGTTACTTCTCTAAACATTTAATATTGTTGTCAACCTTTGATAATGCCTCACTCAAACTAAGTAATACAGAATGCTGATATTTTCTTGTGACCAAAAGAAAATCCAATACTATTTCAGTTCCCTATGTTTTAAATTGTTGCCTTGCTACTTTCTGGAGTATGAACCTTTCTAAAGAAAAtccttcaaaatataaaatccaaaatgGACAGAGAAATCTAAATGAACCCCCAGTGATATCAGACAGATGAAAAGACTGTTTTTATGTCATAACATGTTTAACATGTGGATGGCAGACAGGGCATGGatatggaaattcttttttttctaaggaaTGATCAGGATAGGATTGGCACGCAATGACAGATATTTGAGTTTTGACTATTCTCAGCTTTGTCTTCAAAAAAAGTAGTCAACTGCATGCACTTGATTCTGCAACAGGGTTGctgtttgaaaataaattcttttagaGGATATCAAAAAGATTAAACCTTGAAATGTCTGTTTTGTGCTCATACatccttctcattctctttttctgacCCTCGTGTGTGGGAACAGTGTGACCTGAACAAGAATGTAAGTGTCACTATAGGATGAGTGACACTTGGAAGCGAGGGCAGAGTGCTAGCTACATAGATACCTGACTCTACCAAACGGTTATTGTGGTTCCCCAATCAGATGTCAATTGGGGAATACCAGCTAATATTCTACCTTAAATTCATGCTAAAAGCTTTCTAGTCTTTCTCAAGGAAAGCTGTCCAAAGGGATACATGAACCAAGGAATTGTCATTGTATAAGTAAAACCTGGATGTTTTTTACTAGTAGTCCACATATTTCACAGCCCTTTGGTGGGGAGCCTTTTTCTTTAATGTTCTGATCAAGAATAATTGCACAGTATTTATAAATCCTCTCAGGAATTAAGTATAGATGTAATATACAACTCAAAATGCTTGTTGATGTTCACTTTGTAAAAATTCATCAAGTTGTATACTTTAATATTCAGGTACCTCCTttttgtattgtatattttttaattaaatgcttATGGAAACTacacttttgaaattatttttaaaaattattttctttgaccaTTAGTTGAAGCCCACTAGCAATATACAATGTTTTCACTGTGGACAGCAGACAGGGCATGgatacagaaattcttttttttctaaagaatggTTGGGCAGGGCAAAATAAGGGAGAGCCTAATCTATGGTCCTCTGGTGGCCACAGCACCCGAGAAACTGTCCTGTGGCTTCAGAAAATCCACTCTGGGGCCACAGAAGAAAGAACAGTTGCAAGAACGAATGAAGGCCTGGCCTCTGGGGACCAGTGCAGCCCAAGGTAGAAGGCGAGGTGTCTGGCACAACCTTGTCAAGTTTCTTAAACT
Above is a window of Callithrix jacchus isolate 240 chromosome 8, calJac240_pri, whole genome shotgun sequence DNA encoding:
- the BMP4 gene encoding bone morphogenetic protein 4 isoform X1, translated to MIPGNRMLMVVLLCQVLLGGTSHASLIPENGKKKVAEIQGHAGGRRSGQSHELLRDFEATLLQMFGLRRRPQPSKSAVIPDYMRDLYRLQSGEEEEEQFHNTGLEYPERPASRANTVRSFHHEEHLENIPGISENSAFRFLFNLSSIPENEVISSAELRLFREQVDQGPDWERGFHRINIYEVMKPPTEVVPGHLIIRLLDTRLVHHNVTRWETFDVSPAVLRWTREKQPNYGLAIEVTHLHQTRTHQGQHVRIRRSLPQGSGNWAQLRPLLVTFGHDGRGHALTRRRRAKRSPKHHPQRARKKNKNCRRHSLYVDFSDVGWNDWIVAPPGYQAFYCHGDCPFPLADHLNSTNHAIVQTLVNSVNSSIPKACCVPTELSAISMLYLDEYDKVVLKNYQEMVVEGCGCR
- the BMP4 gene encoding bone morphogenetic protein 4 isoform X2; the protein is MREGRGGGREGRSAESGPEARSHSVVPSRATHCCSFPEPFQQVCSRLAVKNHGLLLYALFSVILLGGTSHASLIPENGKKKVAEIQGHAGGRRSGQSHELLRDFEATLLQMFGLRRRPQPSKSAVIPDYMRDLYRLQSGEEEEEQFHNTGLEYPERPASRANTVRSFHHEEHLENIPGISENSAFRFLFNLSSIPENEVISSAELRLFREQVDQGPDWERGFHRINIYEVMKPPTEVVPGHLIIRLLDTRLVHHNVTRWETFDVSPAVLRWTREKQPNYGLAIEVTHLHQTRTHQGQHVRIRRSLPQGSGNWAQLRPLLVTFGHDGRGHALTRRRRAKRSPKHHPQRARKKNKNCRRHSLYVDFSDVGWNDWIVAPPGYQAFYCHGDCPFPLADHLNSTNHAIVQTLVNSVNSSIPKACCVPTELSAISMLYLDEYDKVVLKNYQEMVVEGCGCR